One region of Pogona vitticeps strain Pit_001003342236 chromosome 1, PviZW2.1, whole genome shotgun sequence genomic DNA includes:
- the LOC110079039 gene encoding uncharacterized protein LOC110079039, translating to MAEDSPKRRKANFNEAETEVLIEQVLKHEQVLFAAGPGRASPGQKRKVWELIRHKVNPVAACPREVEDLKKRWRDLKRRDRSKLCRLTQGPGGPFPHPATLALLMASGEEISPPPPPSLPPLDHLRPYPSGLPAASEALPIVGGIDTLDLPGASSVPEIGFTVDPGPSHQPCAEKISLKEEIVVKVVEPEESSEDMAVVPPSQEQLPFSALQNGGPCGKVKAKTKTQPQTDPSEITEEDLLQIQQNQLHAIQAGFDSINHNLRLLQQGMQDLNNSLSVMAHTLVTIKNVYVKNNAGPTTFANVTTQTTSGYLSPGSPLVEDRVRVPVAGSSSRSSSCSSSSLSQEPGPSEFPRPPHRPIKKEHPNGCYYFCFADV from the exons ATGGCGGAAGATTCGCCCAAGCGGCGCAAGGCCAATTTTAACGAGGCGGAGACGGAGGTGCTGATCGAGCAGGTGCTGAAGCACGAGCAGGTGCTCTTCGCGGCCGGGCCGGGCCGAGCCTCCCCGGGCCAGAAGCGCAAAGTCTGGGAGCTGATCCGGCACAAGGTGAACCCGGTGGCCGCCTGTCCCCGCGAGGTGGAAGACCTCAAGAAGCGCTGGCGGGACCTGAAGCGCCGCGACCGGAGCAAGCTCTGCCGCCTCACCCAAGGCCCCGGCGGGCCCTTCCCTCACCCGGCGACGCTCGCCCTCCTGATGGCCAGCGGAGAGGAGATctcgccgcccccgccgccgtcGCTGCCGCCGCTGGACCACCTCCGACCTTACCCCTCGGGGCTGCCGGCGGCCAGCGAGGCTTTGCCCATCGTCGGAGGAATAGACACGCTGGATTTGCCCGGAGCCTCCTCTGTGCCAGAGATCG GTTTTACAGTTGACCCTGGCCCATCCCACCAACCGTGTGCGGAGAAGATCAGTCTAAAGGAAGAAATAGTGGTGAAGGTAGTGGAGCCAGAGGAGAGCTCAGAGGACATGGCTGTCGTTCCTCCTAGCCAAGAACAGCTACCCTTTTCGGCGTTACAGAATGGAGGTCCTTGTGGAAAagtaaaagccaaaacaaaaactCAGCCCCAAACAGACCCTAGTGAAATTACAGAAGAAGATCTATTGCAGATCCAGCAAAACCAGCTGCACGCTATCCAGGCTGGCTTTGATAGTATCAACCATAATCTTCGGTTGCTGCAGCAAGGAATGCAAGATCTCAACAATAGCCTCAGTGTCATGGCGCATACATTAGTGACAATCAAAAATGTCTATGTGAAGAACAATGCTGGCCCTACCACTTTTGCTAATGTCACTACTCAGACCACATCAGGATACCTCAGCCCTGGGTCCCCGCTGGTTGAGGACAGGGTTAGAGTACCAGTGGCTGGAAGTAGTAGTagaagcagcagctgcagctCCAGCTCTCTATCACAAGAGCCAGGTCCTTCAGAATTTCCAAGGCCGCCCCACAGACCTATTAAGAAGGAACATCCAAATGGGTGCTATTACTTTTGTTTCGCAGACGTATAA